In the Pelorhabdus rhamnosifermentans genome, AACGATTACCGAATATGCTGATTTTCAGTGCAGTTATTGTTCTGAAGCCCAGAATGTCGTTGATCAGGTCCTAAATAAGGGTCAGGTTAATTTAGCCTTAAAACATTTACCGTTAGAATGTCATACCGATGCATTACCTGCGGCAAAATGTTTTGAAGTCTTATATCGTCGCAATCCGGCAGTGGCTTGGAGTTTTTATAAATTAGCTTTTACCGAACAATCTTTTTTAAAAGGAGGCAATGCATTATATCTTATCATAAGTTAAACTAAAATCCAGTAAAAAATTCACTTTATTTTTTACTAAGCTTCATTTTCCGGAAATCCGGTTGAGGAAGCTTATTTTTTTTATAAATAATACCAATTTGCTATTAAAAAGTCTAATTTAAAATAGTACTTTTGTCGGAAATATTTGGGATATAAGTCATGTTTATAACATAAATGCCAAATTTCGACTTTTTTTTCTACTTTTAAAGAGTATAGTCAAATTAAATAAATTCTAATTAAAAGGCATATAAAACGGACAACATAACGCTCGGTTTTCAATTAATTTATCAAATTTAATTCATCAATAAAAATGTTGGGGTGA is a window encoding:
- a CDS encoding DsbA family protein is translated as MTINGTPGWTAPAVYGNPFASVTITEYADFQCSYCSEAQNVVDQVLNKGQVNLALKHLPLECHTDALPAAKCFEVLYRRNPAVAWSFYKLAFTEQSFLKGGNALYLIIS